The following DNA comes from Athene noctua chromosome 1, bAthNoc1.hap1.1, whole genome shotgun sequence.
tgcaaacttactgagggtgcactcaatcccctcgtctagatcatcagtaaagatgttaaacaggagtggccccaaaaccgagctctgggggacaccactcatgaccggccaccagctggatttaactccatttaccacaactctctgggcccggttgtccagccagtttttaacccagcgaagtgtgcgattgtccaaaccttgagcagtcatttttgccaggagaatgctgtgggaaacggtgtcaaaagcctggctaaagtcaaggtaaattacatccacagcctttccctcatccaataagcaggtcgctctgtcataggaggagatcaggtttgtcaagcaggacctgcctttcataaacccgtgctgactgggcctgagcatctggttgtccctcatgtgttgcatgatggtgtttaggatgagctgctccatcagcttcccaggcaccgaagtcaagctgacaggtctgtaatttcccggatcatccttctgacccttcttatagatgggcatcacactggccaatttccaatcagtcgggacctccccggtcagccaggactcctggtaaatgatagaaaatggcctggcgagcacccagccagctccttcagcactctcgggtgtatcccatctggtcccatagacttgtgtatgtctatgtgatgcagcaggtcactgactgtctcctggattgcaggggggtcgttctcccagtctctgtattctggctgtggaggctggatttcatcaatacaactaaccttgctattaaagactgaggcaaagaaggcattaagcacctctgccttctccttatcacttgttaccatgtttcctcctgcatctagcaggggatagagTCTCTCcttggactttcttttgctactgacatacttatagaaacttttcttgttatccttgattgcagaggccaaattaatttctagctgggctttagcccttctgatttccaccctgcatagcctcacagcctctctgtaatcactgtgtgtggctagccccttcttccaaaggctgtaaactctccttttctccctgagttgcagccaaagctccctgttcagccagggtggtcttctctggcgtcggcttctcttagagcacctgaggaccgcctgctcctgagccattaacacttccttcttaaagagtgcccagccttcctgggcccctgtacccttcaggacagtctcccaggggatcctttcaagcaggtgcctaaacaagacaaagtcagcccttctgaagtccaggatgtcagtcctgcttagctctctcctgacctctctaagaatagagaactctattatttcatgatcgctgtgccctagtcggcctccaacctccacgttgtccaccagcccttctctgttcacgaagaggagatccagcagggcaccttctctggtcagttctctcaccagctgcgtcaggaagttgtctcccacacattctaggaatatctgggactggtctcgttctgccatgttgtatttccagcagatgtctgcgaagttaaagtcgcccacaagaacaagggcaagcgattgtgagatttcacctaagtgcctataaaatatctcatccatctctgtcctggttgggtggcctatagtagactcctactataacatctgccctgttggccttccccctgattctaatgcaaagaaactcaaccctgtcttcactacacctgtgctcgaagcaatcataacagtccttaacatacagagccatcccaccacctctccttccctgtctttccctcctaaagagcttgtacccatcctTAGCACACtcgtcatgggagacatcccaccatgtttctgtaatagcaacaacatcataattttcctgtttggaATGTCCTTAGTTCATGAACGCTTCCTGTAGCACTAACAAATGTTCtttgaattttctttgaaaattttcctTCTGGATAATAAACAGATGCAACGTTTCATCTTTTACAAAATCCAGTGGAATTTAAATTTGAGATAATATGACTGACTTTTCAGAACaagatttcaatttaaaattcaTTAGTAGAAAGTTACTGTCTTTGAGAGTATTATTAAATTACACTAAGACAAGAAGGCTATATACAAATTGTCagttatgaaatatttcttcactaaATAAAGCATAGGTGAACGTTGCCAAGCTTTACAAatgaattcagtatttttcagtgATACAACAGCCAGCCAAGAATACGCCTGATTTTAAAAAGAGGTAACCCTCAACAGCATTACAAGAAGCATGAAAAGTACATGTAATTTACAAATATTGTGATTGTAGATGCAAATGAGGCACTTCTTTCCTCAGTGGTTAATTGCATATATGGACACCTCATCTGCATGAACAGTTGTGATAAATTAAGATATGCAAAACACTATTAGCACATTTGCAAATCAGATGCTGTTGTTAGGGAGCAACAGTGATGTGCATCCACTGTTCTGATCCAATTTTATGAGCGAGGTCATTCTAATCATGCTTTGCTGCAAGTGTTTTTACAATATGTACTTAAAacgtacatttttttaaaacgtACAGCATTTTTATAATATGAATCCAGATTAATTATTAGTAGTTTGACAGTGTAACCAGTACGCTTGCCTCTTGTGCAttataaaagcaagagaaaaatgagaatgaGCAAATGGCAGGAGGGAATTTCTAACTGACTTAATATGTTCCAATCCAAATACCTGATCTGTAGGAAGACAGAAGCAGCTGTGCTTGTTTTCTATACGGTTGGAGCAGAAGCACAGATATTAGGGAGAGAGAGTACTGACAGACTGAGTTCCAGAGCACCACTGGACATGCCTACAACAGTCTGAATGTTTGATCCATTCTGTCCTTGAAGTTGTCTTGCAAAAAATACAAGTTTATCACAAGAAACTGAGAGAAAGCTTACACACGCATCTTCCCAGTTGCATTTCTGAGCAGTTCAAATCTAAGAGGAACTGACATGCTGCTGGATGCTGCTCCATACCTGGTGAACTTGTGCCAGCTCCACCTCTAGCTTTGCTGACCTTTTAATAAATCCAGTCTTAGTGGTAGTGTACTTAGGTTTTGGAGCTTCAATCTTGACCTGGGTGACAGAATCTGGGAGAGATGCTTCCAGTTCACACAGTCCTAAGAAATACGAACAGTGATTAAATAATGGAGTGGTGCGGAGACAAATCTgagttttgttaatattttaagtaTCTCCTACAAACTAAGTCTCCCAAAATGCCTTACCTGCAAAGGTGTTAAGACACAAGTTTTTTACCACATAGCGTTCAGAACGGTTGTCTGGAAAATAACCAATTCTAGACAAAGGAGCATATGTTTGTGATGCAAAGTCCATATACTCTTTGATGATATCTCGTCTCTCCAGCTTCCCCATCACATTATTCCCCTTAGCTATCAGTTTCCTGAGCactgaaaaggaaatacaaatgcAAGAAGGTTCTTCATACAAATAGTTCTAACAAAAGCTCCATCTTTGGAAATTTAGGAAAGCTTGCTGGTTAATATAAAACATGACCTGTTTGATCAGAACAAATGCTGGCCATACATATCTATATTGTGGATACAATCTGTTTCATCTTGAATAAAACTTTCAACCTTGTGAAAACAGAAATGGATTGTATGAAAACTAAGTCTCATACTACTCTCTCCCTGGTTTTCAAACTTACTTAGTGCACAGTCATGcttaatctttttaattttctcttctttaacCTTCTGATGATTTCGCCAGTGGTCATCTAAGCGCTTGGCATCCAGCTCATTCTGATTCTCCTCTCGCCTTCGCAGCAGTTTCTTTAAGACTTCCAATCGAACCTCCTGCAacctgaaaggaaagaaaagcccagGTATGTCCTACTGTACTCTGCAGTTTTCTGTGCAATGCTGTCATCATCAAATCCTACACACCAACTGTCTACTTTACACATAGTTCATACTGCATGTCTCATatttaaactttcattttaaaaagtgagtTTACCACTGGTGAAAAGTATTGTGGTAGCAGTCTCTTATATTAAATTTAGCAAAAATATCCCTTCCCAAACTCAGGGGATTTTCACGGCAATAAAAGGCTTGTACCCCTTCTGTTCCTTCTCTATTCAGCcaatcattaaaataaataaagagtgTAATTGAACTCCTACTTTTCTATTTCCTGTTCTCTAAAGGCCCACTCCTTCCTCTCCATATCTTCcatcatttttctcctctttgtgaTTTGTGAGGCATTGTCCATTGCTGGAAGAGTTGCTTCCCATGCACGTTTTTCCCGGGCGCATTCAATCATCTCCACCTCGACTAGTCCCGCTGGTAACCCCCGACCTTCCAGGGACAAGAAGAAGTAGTTCTTTAGGAGAATGGAGAATTCAGCAATTAACCATCACCAATAAAGTATTAGAGGGCTGGATGGCCACAAGCCCATGTGTTAAACACAAGCAGAGTTGTCAATAGCCAGAAGTAAATACTTCTAGGACCAGTGAAATTCTGCAGTTTGAGGAATGGTAGGACCTGCAGTTGCTATAGATTAGTTGAGATAAAGTTGAGACCAGTACTTCTTCTGCAGGctgcaaaaggaggaaaaactttTCCAAGAAGACACTTTCTGAGAATGTGCACTTTCTTTGGCACGTCCAGTGTCTATCACTATTGCAGGTGCAACAATGGGAGATGAGGATCACAGGTACATCCTGGGGCAGCAGTGTTCATACAGGTTTTTTACTGATGTCTAACTCAGAACAGCTGAAGAACAGTAAGTAAATAGAACAACTGCTCCTagtttgtatttgtaaaacaTATGACCTTTTTATATTGAATGATCTCAAAACACTTCATGAAATCCCCCAGAACAGGACCATTAAGGAGGAAAGTATCTTACCTATTTTAGAAATAGATAAAATAATGTGCCCCAAAGGAAGACAACCAAGGGCTGTCAAAGCTGGCAACAGACTTGAGACCTGacattgaaaaaaagaaagaacctcCTGCTAAAGAGGCGACAATTATTATCATTTATCTTGATTTCACAACTCACCCCAAGTGAGTGTAGCAAGTGTCAGAAGTTCAGGGACTGAGCCACTGGGAACTACATATTCAGGGGAATAGGGATCTGTCTGGGCTTCTCCATCCCTGTAATCTGTCTGTGTGCCCAAATTTCGTAACTTGGGACCAAAGACATTGCTGTCTCTCGCAGCTGAATGGACACAGGCCTCTGTCCTGAAAAGAGATGCAAGATGGAAGAACATTTGtcacatttattaaaaataaccaaaaaccAGAAACACACCACTAAGTCAAAGGTAGGCTATCCAAATGTGGTTTATCTTAACATTGCTCCCACTGATATTAACTTTGTTATCTTTAATAAAAGCAGACTGAGGCTACACTGAGTCCTCTGAAACCTGCCTCTTTAGGTAGACAATCCAGAAAACTTCTGGTTTCAGCTCTCAAGTTATTACATGCAAATCTTCCCTATGTATCCATTCTAAAGCATTGCTGTCAATGGGCACAAAAAGTAGCTAATGGTTTAGAGTAAAATGGAGGACTGCTTCAATTTAGCTTACAGGTTTGTCTTTCCAgcaactgcagaagaaaaattaaattctgatgTAAGCATGTGCAACTTCCATTGACTCTACTAGGAAATAAATCTTATGTCCCCTTGAAATTTGATCCCCACTGAAAACCACAGTAGACTACTTCAAGGATGCCTTAAACTACTGAACAGTATTGCAACTATGACAGAGACTGAACTAAAATATCAGAAGATCTTCCAAAAATACTGCTGTATTGGAGAATCTTCTTTGCATCAGTAACTCTTCTAGGATTCAGAGATACTTGGCTTTCTGTTTCAGGTCTCATTATCATAACACACTTGAGGCACATGTCCTTTACCCACAAAGCACTATTAATACACTGCAAGCAAAGTCAGAAACAGTCAGTCACCTGTTTTCTCAGGAATTCTCGGTGGTGAACAAACCCTTACCTTACCCAAGAAGTTTTTCCTGTTGGTGCATTATGAAAAATATTGACAACCAGCTAAACCgtttcccatttttttctgagatgtgaCCAATTACAACAGTAACGTTCCAGAACTCACTACTTACTTTTCCATTGTGTAAGCAGTATTTAGCGGAAGCAGCTTATTAGAAGGGATGAGAGGTCTGAAAAGAGAGAATGCAGATGTAAGACAACAACCATGAGTGTAAAAGATAGTTATGGTTTACAAAAACTAATTTTGGTGGAGTTACACTGATTTCCCACAACTCAGGTTCTGTAGTTGAACATTTAAGAATTGTGCCTGAATATTAACTAATTCTTTCATAGCTAAGGAGTAACAGAGGAAGTTTCACCAGTAGGACTGTTATTCTTCTGTCAAAGCAGAACGCGGAATTGCAAAACAAGACAACAATTAAAAGAAGTAAATTTTGAATGTGCTCACAACATTTGGTGTACGTTTCAGTAGTTTACTTTTTTCACTTTGAgcttttgagaggttttttttaataactttttgaAATCCTGAAATGAATTCCTACAATCAGCTGGTAAGGTAAGGTGCTTTGGACCTACCTAATTtgattgtttccttttttgcagtattttatgAAGTATCTTGAAAGTGACATGGGCTCAATTCCTCCTTAGGCATTCTTATGGTTTGTGTATTTCAGTTCACTATCAATTTCCCTTCGTGTTTGAGAGACTTCAAAGCTTAATTTCAAATTGCGGAAGATATcgtctttgttctttttttgttgctaAAGGAGCCATAAAGAACTTCAATTTATTAAACTtggcattttttaaatatttaaagtggaAATATGGGCCAACAGCTGCTGACTATAATAGTGAATGTAATTCAAAGTATACGTGACTAAGTTGAGAACATTTGTACACTAGCTGTTggttgaatcacagaatcaactaggttggaaaggaccttgaagatcatctagtccaactgttaacctagcactgacagttcccaactacaccagatccttaagcGCCAAGTcaatcctactcttaaacacctccagggatggggactccaccactgccctgggcagcccattccaatgcccaacaaccccttctgcaaagaaataattcctgacatctagtctaaaccttggCCTGaagcagcttgaggccattccctcttgtactgtcgcttactactaggttcaAGAGACTTATcgccccctctctgcaccctcctttcagggagctgtagagggccatgaggtctcccctcagcctcctcttctccagactaaacccccccagttccctcagccgctccccatcagacctgtgctccagaccctgcaccagctccgttgcccttctctggacacgctcgagtcattcaatggcctttttggggtgaggggcccaaaaatgaacacagtattcgaggggaggcctcaccagtgccgagtacaggggcaagatcccttccctgtccctgctggccacactattgctgacacaagccaggatgccattggccttcttggccacctgggcatactgctggctcatgttcagccggctgtcaatcacccctcccccaggtccctctctgactggcagctctccagccactcctccccaagcctgtagtgctgctgggggttgttgtggcctcAAGTTGAGATCTTGAGTCCATTGCTGCTGACCTGCAGTGTCATTCtggaaggagcagagcagtcctGCAGTAGAGGACATTGATGAGAAGTTAATCAAGAATTCCCTTTGCTCCCTTTCTGCTCCTGGCAGAAACTGGGAGTTAAAAGGTTCCTTCTTAAGAAGGCACCTTTCCAGGAGTCTGGAGATCCACAATGGCTTTGTGAGCATCCTTCTCCTTTGTGTAGGAGGACCTACAGTTCAATGctttttacaaataattattaattacaGAATGCCTGGTACATATGCTTACATGGCAACTCATTACCTGAACATTCTGGCATAGCGTGAATTTAAAAAGACCCTGTGATTTAAGATTTGGTTACTATTTAGTTTCTCCATAGCAGTGATCAATGAActgacagaaaagacagaaaacataaGGCTCTGGCATTTATTTAGGTGCTCTTTAAACTGCACAAAAGCAAGCTTCTGAACTCTGTTTCAAATCAGTTCATTCCTTACCGTGCAAAATATTTGTAGCGATTCCTTCCACTAACTTCAGGATCTTCATACACAATTTGAGGTATCTGAAGAGAAGATTGAGttctaaaaccaaaatacagGATATCATTTAAGAAGTACATTCAGAACAGTTCTGCCttatgtcccttttttttttaatctctctctctctacttCTCTGGTTGCATAATCAAACATGCACAATATAAATTCCACAAAATCCCCATACTTATACAAGCAATTATATCTTGTTTTTTCATGCTTCATATATATATAGCAAAACAGTTTGACACTTCATGTATATTTCCCACTATGTGTGAGCAAGAAATGGTCATTTGCTGCCTTTAATAAAACTTCCTTATGTGCTTGTCGTGAAAAGGATTGGCCACTTGTAAATGCTTGATCTTATAAACTGAGCTTCTTTTATTGGGAGTGGGGGGAGCAAGCTTACTTCCTTAAGAGTGAAaaaatttctgtaacagaaaatatGTGTAAAGGAGTAGAAATGAACAAAGGGGAAGACTACCACTTCAGAAATAGCTGAAGAGACTTTgagcaaatgtgaaaaatgttagAATCAGCAATTTCAGTTTGAATTCtctaataaaggagaaaaatcagggTGACCATGTGAATGTTTCAAATACTATGCTGGAACAAGCATATCTTTTGCAAGAACaatctttcttaatttttttccccctgttgaaTTTAAAGTAGGCAGActggttaattttttttcactataaCATCTTGGagggttttctttattttaaagctttggaAGACCATGAGGTAGACCTCATTAAGGCAATCAGTGAGAGAACAGACAGAATTGAGTCCTTTGAAAGCTACGCATCAGGATTGCTATTTCATTTCACAGTCACTTTATACTCCAGCCTTTTCAACCTGCAAGGTGGTTAAAGACAAGAAACagaagttctttttctttaaaaaaaaaaaaaaaagcccatctCATGCCATTAAGGTTTCCTTGAGCTACATATATGGCAAGTCCTGAAGGTCATATTTTTCATAAGACTGTTTTTGGCAACTTGTAAGAATCTTGACCTCAGATGTATGGGACTTTGTGGGTGCTGGAGTTGGTTGCTGCTGCCCAATTTTAAATACAGACATACAATTAACAATACATAACATTGCTCGACAGCTAGGATCAAAAGAGAGGATTGCATGCTGAGATCAGTTGTCTTCAAAGACCTCATCTAAGCCCTGCGAGCTGCGCTGTGGAACTCGGGGAACCACGCTATGGCTACCCACTACAGCAAGGCCTATACAGAGATGCTTCATTAACCTCCTGTGACATACAATTTACTGCCAAGGTAAGTTTAAAGTCATCTCTTCCCAGTGCTTTCAGTCGTATCACATAACAAAAGAGAGGGGAATGTTTTGAGATGCAGTGCGGTAACCTGAGATACTTGCTCAGCACTAATGAACCTATTATTGTGAAGTTGTGTTTGTAATTCAAATGAGTTAACTGAGCTGATGGCTAGTTCCACTAGCTGACTCTTTACATATCAGACTGTTGCTCCATCCAGATGGATTTGTGTTTCATTCAGCACAGGTGGGCACTTATTCTTATGATCTAACTTTATTAGCATAAGCTGTTCATCCTATTATGGTATAGTTATAGGCACAATGGGAACCCAGTAAAATAGCCCCTTTTATTCCACAGATCCTGCCTTTTGCATGTCCTTGACTTCTATTTGCTGACTTTGCTGAAATAAATGAGCATTTATTCCTGGTAACCTTGCAGAGGCAATGCAACTACTGAGAATACAGCTGGGAAATGATATATCTTTGGTATCAGCAACACTGTCAATCAGTGCAGGTTGAAACAGAGGGgatgtatttctcattttttgttaATTGCAAGACATTTTGCAAATACATGTTGTTGAAATGTAAATCAATTTTAAAGCAGTGCAGGTGTCAACTAAGTTCTTGTTACAAAATAACAGGCAAAATAGAAGAAGCCACTTCATGTGCTGGGGACAGTTGAATTGCTAAAaataacagtaagaaaaaagaaaggctcCAAAATTCTTACTTTATTATGGAAATGAGGAGAATATGCTTTTGAATCTGAACAAAACCAGCTGTATCACCCTTAAACATCTTTGATTGTTGTTTGACATGTGGTACAACTGTTACCAGCAACCCCAGAGCAAGCATCACCTGAAAAGCCCATGGTCTAAAGTTAGCTTGTTAATGCAGCAAAAACCTCTGAAAACTACCTAGGCTGATGCCTGCAGTCTTGAATACAGCTACAAGAGGACTCCAAATAATGCATGGTGTGGCAAAACACAGAAAcggttttttaaatatttgctgaaTCAGAAGCCCCAATTTTAATGCCAGGAGAAAATTCAACGAAGAAACCCCTGGGTTAAAAATGCAGTGCCCTAGTTCAGGCCCCATACGCCCCTGAATGAGCAGGAAAAGCAATCTAACCAGCTGCAACTGCACGGGACTAAAGGGAAACAGCTCCTGCAGAAGTAACACACAAGTCACTGAAGTCTTCATCACTTATCTGATCTATAAGAGACTGAAAAAACTCTCATCTCTTTCCCAGCAACCGCTGCAAAGCAGATAGCACAAAGATGAAGGAATGTGCAACATCCACCCTGTCAGAAACAGATGGGCAACCATACTCCACAACAGCTGCAATCTCTTAATTTCAAGGGAAATATAAGTAGGAGCAAATTGCAGTCATCTCCCCTTCTAGTGTGCATggatttctgttggttttgtttgtatgtttgttttaaattatgcaaCCATAGAACACTTACGAAGCAAGCTGCTGAAGAGCCTCCAGGCGCTGCTGAGCCCTCCCTCTCCATCTCTGGTCAATAAATGGAGGCACTGGATCTTTGCCTTCCAAGCAGAGACTGTAGCCAGGGAAATGGATCAAGCTACTAAACATACTTCAGAACGTTGGTGCCTTTACCTAATGTTTGTGTGGACACAAGGAAAAGAGGTGAAATTTAGAGGAGGAGAAATTTATATGAGAAATTTAGCGATTTCAAACAGCACTGAAGAGTTCAGAATTTCTGCTTGCTGCGATGTACAGGACTGCATATTTGAGATGGGGAAAGAAGGCAGCATACGTATGCTAATGATGTCAGCTGGTTAGATGGTACTTCTCAAGATGTGGAGCATACCAGACTAGCAGCAGATGCACAGATATGTCTTCTGGCTGTTTTCCAGTGTCTAAACTTATACTTAAAATTGAAGGGTCTAACAGTTCGTTACATAAAGGGGTTAGTGTGCAGTAACTGTGAATGTGCAGTAATGTGAACTTCTAGCACATTACCCCATGTAACTCCCTCCTATTTCATGTGCTCTAGAAATGAAGTAACATATTCCACTTACAGAGTAAAGTTACATTATTTTATACTGTAACAGTTTTAGCAGGTGTTAAAAATATCTCCACAGGAGTTGGCACACAAAAATGATCACATTAAAAATCCACACCCTTGCTTCTAAGCACTAATTTCCCTGGGTAGATATGCTTTAAATCTCTAAATTTATGGCTGCCAATAAATCTTTGCAATTGTGACTCAAGTATAAGTGATGTAGCTATATTGGCTTGAGCTGCTGTAAAGCCTGAAATCAGATTTGAGTTGTGAATGGCCCCTTTCATTTCAGCGGGTGCTAACTCAGATGCATATAGGGTAGTGGTGACATTTCAAGTACACTAACTCACCAGAGTGTAAGAGAGTGTCAGATGATGAAGATCTAGGCACCCTATTATGAGTAGCTGTTCGCTGTGCATGAGactgcatttttgtttcatttctcttcAAAGAGAATCAAACTTTGGAGAGTTTGGAAAACCCTATAAAGTAGTATCACAACCCCTGTCCACCCCATTTTGTGATGCTACAGATTGAGAATTCAAAGTTGTATTGTTATGAATTGCACACCTGCTGATTCATATGCTTAAAACATGTTTTATGCAAGTCAGAGTCTGTCACCATCCCCATCCGTGCCATTACACCTGTGATGTGACATTAGTGACAGCACGCCTGCTTACGTTGTCTGGCCTGAACTGTTAACACAGCCATATTGTCGCAGGGATCTCGGTGATGACAGGCAATGCTTCCAGCTCCACGTCTCTCTACAGAGAGGCAgacaaacacacttttttttttttatttcatgtagATAGAAGAAAGAGTCTGAAATGATGGAGTAGGGGACAtccagaaacattaaaaaaatatttcttgattcCATTGCTGGAAAGCTGCTCAGGGATTTTCTCCTTGCTGTACCGCAGTGGAGTTTCAGAATATCTGCCTCGCAGGCTCAGTCAAGTGCATGGCTTCAGGAGGACTCTTTGTTTAAAATCCAATTCATTGTGCAGTTGTACCAAGTCTGCTTTCCTTTGGCATTCTACCTATACGCAGCCTGTCTAGCCATCAATCACTGCTGTGACTGCAACTCCCACAGACGTGCCCTAGCTGGTTTTAAACTAGCTAGGGTGAATACAGTTAGCAGGGGAGCAAATGCAGTATAAAGTCACGCATGGGCTAACTACCTATGGGCTTAGCTAGGAAG
Coding sequences within:
- the CFAP91 gene encoding cilia- and flagella-associated protein 91 — translated: MFSSLIHFPGYSLCLEGKDPVPPFIDQRWRGRAQQRLEALQQLASTQSSLQIPQIVYEDPEVSGRNRYKYFARPLIPSNKLLPLNTAYTMEKTEACVHSAARDSNVFGPKLRNLGTQTDYRDGEAQTDPYSPEYVVPSGSVPELLTLATLTWGRGLPAGLVEVEMIECAREKRAWEATLPAMDNASQITKRRKMMEDMERKEWAFREQEIEKLQEVRLEVLKKLLRRREENQNELDAKRLDDHWRNHQKVKEEKIKKIKHDCALMLRKLIAKGNNVMGKLERRDIIKEYMDFASQTYAPLSRIGYFPDNRSERYVVKNLCLNTFAGLCELEASLPDSVTQVKIEAPKPKYTTTKTGFIKRSAKLEVELAQVHQAVLEKKNKVKEPKKPLHFLEKVEKPIPRPPTPILEKPSIEEEETELAVICLQKLLRGRAIQNTMFEGKEKRLELIQELRTTHALQEDGQLLLKAKEQMTQALQQQHDLQMHKLSSMESHLAREEGRALANIFDFLSKELVRLQEERKIHAFVMLAERQRRMREAEESGRRQVEERRRQEEDEIFRQVVKVHQSTIDSYLEDIILSSMENTAEEQAREEVQRMAVEINNIAYEMESRRTHLQSEEIIAELVYDFLIPEAEKMSIREKVRQSQRKHIYAAHQIIHGGTERVVADLALQWETSASETKGDPPTGTVSAAQSGTAAGPRTADSNCSAPVVRKPAELLCEESPGERAVNPSDG